The Rubricoccus marinus nucleotide sequence CCAGAGGCGGGCGGCGCCAGAGGCGAGCGCGCGGCCCCCCGCGCGGCGCGAGGCCAGGCGGCTGGCCTCTGGCGGAACCGGGGCTGAGGCCTCTGGCGCGGCGTCGAGCACGGCCTCGCGGAGCGAGCGGAGCGCGTCGGGGTCGAGGGAAGCGGTCCGGTAGTGCTCGCGGACGGCCTCGTCGAGAGAGGGCTGAGTCATGGTGGCGCTAGGGACGGTAGGCGTCGCCGAGGCGAGCGCGGAGTTTCTTTTTCGTGCGGTGCAGCAGGCTCAGAACGGTCCCGCGCGGCCGGTTCGTGATCGCGCCGATCTCGGACGCGGTCAGGCCTTCGACGGCGTGGAGGAACAGCACCTCGCGCTCGTCCTCGCGCAAGAGGCCCAGCGCGTCGCCGAGCGCGACGGCGGCAAAGGGCGCGGTGTCGTCTGGCGAGGGCGTGTCGGCCGGGTCGTCCAGCGCGGCGGTGTCTACCTCGTGGTCGAACAGGGCCGGGCGGCGGCGGAGGTCCAGAAAGCGGTTGCGGACAGCGGTCAGCAGGTAGCCCGCGTGCCACGGCCCGCCGCGCCGGGCGACGGACAGGCTCGCGTCCTGCACGATGTCGCGCGCCTCGTTCTCGTCGTGCGTCAGCGAGAGCGCGAAGCGGTAGGCGCGCTGGAGCAGCGCGTCCAATTCTTCAGCCTCTGGCGGGGGCGCGACGACGCGCCGGAGTGAGGGCGCGGAGGCGAGGGCGAGAGCAGGGGCCACGAGCGATGGGGCAGGGGGAGATGGGGCGGCACCGCCCGCTCCGCCAGAGGCGGCGTGCGGAGAGACCGTCTGCGGAGAGACGCCCCATGCTCTCCTGTGATTGCATCGGCCTCTGGCGCCAGAGGCGATCTCCAGCTGCGGTGTCGGCCCGGCCTGTGTGATGTGGGGATGCCGGGACTCGAACCCGAGTCCAGACGCCAGAGGCCTCTGGCGCTACGCCTGCTTGGACTGCGGGAGCTTGATCTGCGGCGCGTCCGGGTCCGGCCGGTACAGGACCGCGCTGCGGCCCGCGACGGAGACCACGACGGTGTTCTCGACCTGCGCGGCGAGCGCCTCGGCGGCCTCGCGTGGGCCCAACTCGCCGCCGTCGTGCACGCGGACTTTGGCGAGCTCGCGGGTGTTGAACGCCTGCCGGAGCGCGCGCACGGTCGGGACGGTCGCGCCCTCTTTACCGAGGTGCAGGACGGGCTTGAGCGGGTGCGCGAGCTTGCGGAGGTGAGCGCGCTGCTTGGAGGTGAGGGCCATCGGAGTGGAGATCGGATCGGCCTCAAGATCGCGCCTCTGGCGCCGGGGAAGAAGGAAAGAGGGACGAGGAAAGAACGCGGAGCCGGAGAGGAGCCTCTGGCGCCAGAGGCGCCGCGATCTTCCAGTCCCCAGTCCCCAGTCCCCAGTCCTCCATGAAGCTCGCCCTCGTCCAGCAGACCGCTACGCCCGACCTCGCGGACAACCTCGCCAGAGGCCTCGCCGCCTTCGAGCGCGCCGCCGACGCGGGCGCCGACCTCGTGGCCTTCGCGGAACTGGCCTTCCACCCGTTCTGGCCGCAGCGACACGCCACGCCCGAACTCCTGGCCCACGCCGAGCCCATCGACGGGCCGACCGTCACGGCGTTTCGCGAGCGCGCGGCAGCGAGAGGCGTCGTGTGCGTGCTCAACCTGTTCGAGCGGGCCTCTGGCGCCAGAGGCGAGCAGACGTTCGACGCGTCGCCGGTGATCGACGCGGACGGGGCGCTGCTGGGCGTGACGCGGATGATCCACATCACGGACTACGAGGCGTTCCACGAGCAGGGGTTCTACGCGCCGGGCGACAACGGCCTGCCCGTCTACCAAACCGCCGCCGGCCGCATCGGCGTGGCGATCTGCTACGACCGGCACTTTCCCGAGGCCATGCGCGCGCTCGCGCTGGCGGGCGCTGAGGTGGTCATCGTGCCACAGGCCGGGGCGGTGGGGGAGTGGCCGGACGGGCTCTACGAGGCCGAGATGCAGGTGGCGTCGTTCCAGAACGGCTACTTCACGGCGCTCGTCAACCGCGTCGGTGAGGAGGCGCGGCTGACGTTCGCGGGGGAGAGCTTTGTGACCGCCCCCGACGGCCGCGTCGTCGCGCGGGCCGCCTCTGGCGCCGACGAGATCCTCTACGCCGACGTGGACCTCGGCGCAGTGGCGGAGTCCCACGCGCGCCGCCTGTTCCTCCAGCACCGCCGCCCGGAGCTGTACGCGGACTGGCTCGCGCGATAGCCTCTGGCGCTGCAGCGGTGCGCGGCCTTTGGCGCCAGAGGCGGCCTGGCCAGCGTGACGGGGCGAGGCGGCGGATCCGGTACATGGAGACGACTTCACTCTCCATCCCTGACCATGACTCCGCTCCGCTGGCGCCTCACGCGCGCCCTGTTGTTCACGCTCCTCGTCAGCCTGTTCGCCGCCGACGCGGCCGATGCCCAGAGTATCTTCAAACGTGCCCGCGACGCCGCTCGCCGCGCTGCCGAGCGCGAGGTCGAATCCCGGACAGAACGCGCGGTGGAGAACGCCGTCCGCGCCGCCTTCGACGCGGGCGAGGACGCCATCGAATGCCTCTTTACCGACCCCGAGTGCATCGAGAGTGCCCAGGCCGAGGGCAGCGACGTGGTCCTCGTGGACGACGACGGTCAGTACGTGGACCGCAACGGCGCGCCCGTCGGCACGGACAACGCGACCGACGCCATCGTGCGGGCGCCAGCGGCGCAATCCGGCGCGGCCTCTGGCGCCAGCCCGTCCGCCGCGCCCGGCACGGGGGCGTGGGCCAACTACGACTTCGTGCCCGGCGCCCGGCCGCTCTTCTCCGAGGACTTCGAGAGCGACTATGTAGGCAACGTGCCGAGCCGGATCGAGTTCGAGAGCGGCGTGATGGAGGTCGTGAGCGAGAACGGCAACCAGATGCTCCGCTTCGGCGACGCGAGCGCCTTCGCGATCCCGCTCCCTGAGACGCTCCCCGAGCGGTTCACCATCGAGTTCGACCTGTATCACGGCGACGATTGGAACTACACCACGCTCGCCACCGGCCCGCTCGTGGACGCGGAGGACGGCTTCCACACCTTCCACGGCGACATGAAGAACCACGCCGCCTCCGAATTCCGCGTCGCGGACTTTTTCCAGACCGGCGTTTCCGAGGGCGCCTCTGGCGGCTCCTCGCTCCAGCGTAAGGACGCCTTTTTGAGCGCGATGGTGCCCGTCCGGATCGCCGTGGACGGCTCCTACGTCAAGATGTACATCGGCGAGGAGCGCGTCGCGAACATCCCCAATGCGGACATCCAGCGCACGGACCGCCTCTTGTGGGCCGTCGGTGGCGAGGTCGCCGCAACGGACGACGGCAGCAACGGGCCCATCCTCGTGGACAACGTCCGCATCGCCGCCGGCGGGCGCGAGATCTTGTACGACCAGCTTCTGGCGGACGGCCGCGTCGCCACGCAGGGCATCCTCTTCGCCAGCGGCAGCGCGACGATCAAGCCCGAGTCCACGCCCACCCTCGGCGACATCGTGCGCACGATGCAGCAAAACGGCGACCTCCGCCTGCGGATCGAGGGCCACACGGACAACACCGGCACGCCAGAGGCCAACCTCACCCTTAGCCAGCAGCGCGCCGACGCCGTGGTGGCGTACCTCACCGCTCAGGGTATTAGCGGCTCGCGCTTGGAAGCCGCCGGGCTGGGGCAGACCCAACCCGCTGCCGACAACGGCACGCTCGAAGGCCGTCAGCAAAACCGCCGCGTAGAGCTCGTGCGGCTCTAGCCTCTGGCGCCAGAGGCGCGAGCCCAGCCTCTGGCGCGAACGAAAACGGCCCGTCCCGCCAGAGGCGAGACGGGCCGAACGAAACCAAACGAGCCTCTGGCGAAGGAGTCGACGGGGAGCGAGAGGCTGAACAGGCGCTTTGCCCATCCCTCATCCCGCATCCCTTATCCCTCCTCTACCACAGCTTGATCCGGTCCTCGGGCGCGAGGTACAGCCCGTCTCCCGGCTCCACGCCGAACGCGGTGTAGAACGCCGGGATGTGCGAGAGCGGGCCGACGGCGCGGTACGGGCCGGGCGAGTGGCTGTCCGTCTTGAGCAACTGCGTGAGGTACGCGTCGCGGTAGGCGTTGCGCCAGACCTGCGCCCAGCCCAGGAAAACGCGCTGGTCGCCGGTGTAGCCGTCGATAATCGGCGCCTCCTCGCCGTCCAGCGAGAGCCGGTAGGCGCGGTAGGCCATCGTGAGGCCTGCCAGGTCGGCGATGTTCTCGCCGAGCGTGAGGCGGCCGTTGACGGTCTCGCCCGCCAGAGGCTCGTAGCCATCGTACTGCGCGACGAGGCGGTCGGTCAGCGCCTCGAACTCCGTCCGGTCGGCCTCGCTCCACCAGTTGCGGAGGTTGCCCTGGCCGTCGTACTGGCTGCCCTGGTCGTCGAAGCCGTGCGAGAACTCGTGGCCGATGACCGCGCCGATGCCGCCGTAGTTGACGGCGTCGTCCGCCTCCACGTTGAAAAACGGCGGCTGGAGGATAGCGGCCGGGAAAACGATCTCGTTAAAGGACGGGTTGTAGTACGCGTTGACGGTTTGAGGCGTCATGCCCCACTCGGCGCGGTCGGGCGCCTGCCCGAGGTCGGAGAGCATGTCCTCCCAGTTCCAGGCCGCGATCTTACGCGTGTTGCCGATCAAGTCGTCGGGCCGGAGGTCGAGCGCGGAGTAGTCCTCCCACTCATCCGGGTAGCCGATCTTGAACGTGTAGTCGTCGAGCTTGGCGAGCGCGGCCTGCTTCGTCTCGTCGGTCATCCACTCCAACTCGGAGATGGACTGCCGCATGGCGACCTGGAGGTTGCGGATCATCTCGTCCATGCGCGCCTTGGCCTCTGGCGGGAAGTGCCGCGCCACGTAGACCCGGCCGATGCCCTCGCCGAGCGCGCCAGAGGCCGCGCCGACGGCCTTTTTCCAGCGCACGCGGTCGGCGGTCTGGCCGGAAAGCGTGCGGCCGAAAAAGTCGAAGTTGGCCTCGGCAAAGGGCTTGGAGAGCAGGCCGGCGGCCTCGCTCACGGTCTGGAGGCGTGCCCACGTTTTCCAGTCCTCCAGCGGGGTGCGCCGCATCATCGTATTCAGCGCGGCCACGTAGCTGGGCTGGTTGACGATCACCGAATCGACGGCCGGGAAGCCGGACCCGGAGAGCAGGATAGGAAGCCGCACCTGCGGGTACGTCGCCACGAGCTCGGTCCACGCCATCTTGTTGTAGCGGGCCTCGGGATCGCGGTTCTCGACGCGCGTCCACTGGTGCCGCGCGATCTCGGTTTCGAGCGCGAGCACGGTCCGTGCGGCCTCTTGCGCGTCGCCGGGGAGGTCCGCGAGGTCGTGGATCGTCGCGAGGTAGTCCACGTAGGCGGCGCGCTCGTCTGCGAAGCCGTCTTCGAGGTAGTAGCTCCGGTCCGGGAGGCCCGTCCCGGTCTGCCAGAGCGCCGTGATGTGCTGGCCGGAGTTCCGCGCGTCCACGGTCACAAAGGCCGCCAGCGGCGACGGCCCGAAGGTGCCTCTGGCGTTGGCGGCGAAGTACCGCGCCAGGTCGTCACGGGAGGCGATGGCATCGATGCGGGCGAAGTCCGGCGCCAGAGGCGTCACGCCGAGCGCGTCCACGCGGGCGGAGTCCATGTAGGCGGTGTAGACGGCCGCGATGCGCTGCGCATCGGGATCGTCCACGCGGCCGGCGGCGGCGTCCTCCACGATGGCGCGCACATCGGCCTCGGCCTTCTCACGGAGGATGTCGAAGGAGCCGTAGCGGCTCTTGTCGTCCGGGATCTGGACAGTCTCCAGCCAGCGGCCGTTGGTGTAGCGGAAGAGGTCGTCCTGCGGGCGGACGGTCCGGTCCATGGCCGTCGTGTCCACGCCGAGGCCGAGCGGCGCGCTCGTCTGGGCGCTCGCGCCGGAGGCGAGCAGGAGCGTTGCGAAGAGGAGTCGTTTCATCAAATGCGGTGGTGAGAGCGCGCGCAATCTCGCGACGCCAGAGGCCCCTGGCGAGGGGGAAGGCAGAGCCTCTGGCGCGGGGCTCTACATCTCTCGGTAGAGAAACGAGAACGTCTGCTCGTCTTCTGCGAGCCCCCACCAGAACGAGCGACCGTCCTTGGAGTCGTAGCCGTCCGCGAGGTAGGGCTCCCCGAACCCGATGAAGAGGTCGCCACACGAGCGGCGCGGGCTGTCCCCAACCTCCGCGTCGTGGCTTTCGAGATAGCGCCGAAGCCGCGCGGCGTCCTCTGGCGAGATGGCGACAATCGCGGCGGAGCAGTCCACGTCTCCATGCGAGGTCGCGTGCTGCACGAACTCGCCAGAGGCCGGGAAGGGGACCGCGCTCTCTCGGGTAAACCGCGTGCGATACGCGTCTAGGTCTGGAAAGAGGAGGAGGTACGCAACGGCTCCGAACACGAGCACGAGCACGGCCAACACAGCGACTCCCCACCGACCCGCCCGCCAGAGCATCACCCCGAAGAGCGCGCAGACGCCGAGACCAATCGCGAGCAGGACAAAGACGAACAGGCCAAACATCGCGTGGCTACGACGCGCGGCCTCTGGCGTTGCGCCAGAGGCTCAGACCGCCTCGGCGTGCACGAACGTCGGCGCCCCCGTGGGGACCGTCCGCGCCTCTGGCGGCATCGGGATCTCCGGCACCGACGTTAGAGGCTGGTAGTCGCCGAGGGGATTCGGCTCGGCCCAGAGCGTGCCGCGCGTGGTGCGCATGACCACGTGGTCGCCCGAGCGTCCCAGGACGTAGTCGCGCGTGAGCGGCACTTTGCCGTCGGGCGTGTCCAGCACGTAGGCCGGGACCGCGAAGCCCGACGTGTGGCCCCGGATCTCGCGCATCAGGTCCATGCCCTTCTCGATCGGCGTGCGCAGGTGCGCCGTCCCGCCGATGAGCTGCGCGTGGTAGAGGTAGTACGGCCGCACGCGGAGCCCGACGAGCCCTTCGCAGAGCGCCTTGAGCGTCGCCGCGTCGTCGTTGATGCCCGCCAGAAGCACGCTCTGGTTGCCCACCGGCACGCCCGCGTCGGCCAGCCGCGCCGCAGCGCCAGAGGCCTCTGGCGTGAGCTCTTTGGGGTGGTTGAAGTGCGTGTTCAGCCAGACCGGGTGGTGCTTCTGGAGGACCGCGCACAGCTCCGGCGTGATCCGCATCGGGTTGACAACCGGCAGGCGCGAGCCGATGCGGACGACCTCGACGTGAGGGATCGCGCGGAGTTCGCCCAGCAGCCAGTCGATGTTGGCGTCCGAGAAGACCAGCGGGTCGCCGCCGGTGAGGAGCACGTCGCGGATGGCCGGGGTCTCGCGGATGTACCCCAGCGCGTCGCGCAGTTCGTCCTTCCGCATCATGTAGTCGGCGTCGCCGACCATCCTCTTGCGGAGGCAGTAGCGGCAGTAGACCGCGCACTCGCTCGTCACGCAGAAGGCCACCTTGTCCGGGTAGTTGTGGACGAGGTTTTTGACCGGGCTATGGCCCACTTCGTCCAACGGATCCACCACGCCCACGATGTCGGGCTCCACCTCTGGCGCCTGCGGGACCACGTGCTGGCGGACGGGGCACTGGGGGTCGTAGGCGTCCATCAGGCTCGCGTAGTACGGCGTGATGGTCCAGCGGAAGATGCCGCGCGTGGCCTTGATCGCGTGGCGCTCGCCGTCCGTGATGCGGATGTAGCGTGCGAGGGTCGCCTCGTCGTTGACGCGGTGGCGCATCTGCCAGCGCCAGTCGGTCCACTCCTCGTCCGAGGCGTTGTGCTGGGGAAACGTGGTCATGCCTCTGGCGCGGTCGGGCAGTGCGGCGGGGTGGTGTGGAAGGCGGCGCGTCTAGGCGCCGGGGGCTCCGGCGCCAGAGGCGCACGGGGAAGCCGATAGGTCACTCGCTGTCCGAGCGCTGGACGTACGGGTACCGGCGGAACTCCTTGAGAACGGCCGAATCGCGCGTGGTCTCGAACGTCTCGCCGCACTTCCCGCAGCGGAACACGATCTGCCGCGGCGTGCCGCTGGCCCCGTTGAGAAGCGCCAGCCAGCCGCCGCCACCGTACGAGAGCGACGCGCGCGCCCAGTGGTGGTAGCGGTCGTGTCCGCAGGAGCAAGTCGGTCGGTCGGCCATCATCGAGAGGGGGAGCGCTCGGATTCTACCGCCAGAGGCCTCTGGCGTTCGCGCACGGGCGGTGGATTCCGACCGGCCGGCGCAGAGCCGCTGATAGCCCGCGACGTGGATGGCGCACTCCGCCCCTGGCGCCAGAGGCGAGCGGCGTGTCCCGCCAGAGGCCCGCATCCCTCCTCATCGCATGCCCCCTATCCTTCCTTCCCCGAGTACGGCGCCGGGTCGCGCGGGGCAGCAACGGGGTGCGCCACGTCGGGCAGGGGTGCCTCCGGAGCATGGGCACCGTCGCCGGATGTGCGCGGGACCTCTGGCGTGGGCTCGGAGCCGCCGTCGTCGCCGCCCGGCGGGTCGGGCTCGATGCCGTCGCCCATGCGCTCGGCCCAGGCCTGCGTGAACTCGGCACCGACGAGCACGATAAGCGACGAGTAGTAAATCCAGACGAGGAGTAGCGCGAGCGATCCCGCGGCTCCGAACGCCGATCCGGGGCTGGAAACGCCGAGGTAGATCCCGATGAGCGTTTTGCCGAGCGTGAACAGAATGGCGGTGACGAACGCGCCGACCCACACGTCGCGCCACGAGACCTCGGCATCTGGCAAGTAGCGGAACATGAACGCGAACAGCAGCCCGATCACGCCGATGGAGACGATGACGTTCGCGACGTCGATCAGCGTGCCCGCGATGCCGCCCGGCACCAGGCCGCTGGTGGCGTCGCCGAGAGCCGCGAGGACGGCGCTCAGCGCCAGCGAGACGAGGAGCAAAAACGCGATCGTCAGCACCATCCCGAACGAGAGCAGCCGCTTGACCAAGACCGCCATGAGTCCGCCGCCCTCGGCCGCTTTCTCTACCTCCCACGCGCGGTTGAGCGACTTCTGCAACTGCCCGAACGCGCCAGAGGCCCCGAACAGCAGCGCCGCCAGCCCCGCCAGCTTGGCGCCGATGCCGTCCCCGAGCGTGCTCGCGTTCTCGATCATCGTGCGGATCGCCGCCTGTCCGTCGGAGCCGATGATGCTGCCGACCTGGCCCACAAGGGCCTCTTGCACGCGGTCCACGCCGAAGATGGCGCCGGAAACCCCCAGGATCACCACCAGCAGCGGCGGCAGGGAGAACACCGTGTAGTACGCGATGGCCGCGCTCAGGCTCGGGACGTCGTCGTCCATCACCTCAGCGGCGGTTTTCTTGAGGACGGCGGTGACGTCGGCGGCGGTGAGCTTCACGAAAGGCGGGGGAGAAGGGGGCGGTAGAATGCGCGCCCCGCCTCTCAGGTTGCCCCAACTGCTTTGCCATGCTCCGCCGCCCCACGCTGACCGACGACGGCCGCGCCGTTACCCTGGACCTCCACGGCGCCCGCATCGCCGAGGCCGAGCACCTCGCGCGCCGCGCCGCGCAAGAGGCCTCTGGCGCGGGCCGCAGCACGCTCCGCATCGTTCACGGCGCGAGCACGACCGACTGGGACGGCGGCAACCGGACCGTCAAGACTGCGCTCCTGGACCTGCTCGATAGCGGCGCGCTGGACGCCTGGGTCGCCAGCGAGCACCTCACCGAGGGCGCGATGCTGCTCGGCCTGAGCGCCTCTGGCGCGCCGGACCGCCGCCGCCTCACGATCGGGGACCTCTAACCTGTGGCGCGTGCTGAGCAGCCTTCTCCCGGTGCTCCGCCAGAGGCCCGATCTTCCCCTATCCCACCCCCTCTGCTCCACATGGCCCCCCGCATCGGCATCACCACCTCGCTGAACCGCACGGACCGCGGCGACCTCGAACAACGCCTCGACCTCCGCTACGTCCATGCCGTCGAGCGCGCGGGCGGGCTCCCGCTCGTCGTGCCCATGCTCGACACGCCAGAGGCCGCGGAGGCGTTCGCGGCCCTCCTGGACGGGCTGGTGGTGACGGGCGGCCCGGCCGTCACGGACGGCCTCGTGGGGGAGCTTCCGGAGGACATCGACGAGACGGAGCCGCTCCGTGTGGCGAGCGACAAGCGGCTTCTGGCGCTGTTCCTGGAGGCGCGGCGCCCCGCGCTCGGCATCTGCTACGGGATGCAGCTCGCGAGCGCGTTGCGCGGCGGTACGATCTACGCCGACGTGGAGCGCGACGTGGAGGGCACCGCCGTCCACAGCCGAGGACGCGGCGGAAGCACGCACCCCGCGCGCGTCCACGAGGGCACACGCCTCTGGCGCCTGACGGAGACGGACACGCTCCACATCAACACGCGCCACGTGCAGGCGCTCGCCGAACCCGGGGCGGGGCTCGTCGTGAGCGCGACGGCGCCGGACGGCGTCATAGAGGCCATCGAGACGGCAGACGGGTCGTTCGTGGGCGTCCAGTTCCACCCGGAGGCGATGGACCCCCCGCTCGACGTGCTCTTCCGTGACCTCGTGGAGCGGGCCCGTGGTGCACAAAAGACCGCACCGTAGCGTTCTCGGACCGATTCTTGCCGTATCGTCAACGCCCGCTGTCCACGCCTCCTCGGACCCGCAGCGGCCCCCGAGCGTAGAACACGAGAATACCTCCCCTACACCATGAGCGACCCCGACAGCACGCCCCGCCCTGAAGGTGCGCCCCCCCGTTTCCTCCCGGCCCTGGATTACATCCCGGACCCAATGCAGGAGGAGACGGCGGTCGGCGACCCCGAGGACGACACCTCTCCGCAGGGGAGGCGCGGTCGCGACCTCTTCCGCTCGGGCCTCCGTATCCCGCTCGCGGCGCTCGCCTTCTTGGGCGCCGTCGCGCTTGTCGGCACGCTCGTCGCCAGAGGCGACGTGGCCGCGCAGAAGGCGCCGGACAGCCCGGCGTCGGCTGCGGCTCCTGCTGCTCCGCCGATTGCCGCTGGCGAGGCGTACGCCTTCCGCCAGTTGGACATCCACCCGGATCGGATGCACGGCAAGTACTTCGCCGGCGCGTTCCTCACCGACGCCTCGCCAGAGGCCGCGGCCGAAGGCGACATGATGTCGGACTTCCGCTGGCGCTTGGAGATGTTCCGCAAGGCCTATGGCGTGGACGACAACTTTACCATCCGCGCCTATGACGGCCGCAACGGCCGCGAGCTGGACGCCGTGACGCTGACCGGCATGCGCAACGCGTACCGCGCCTCAGGCAGCGTGAACTGGGATGAGGTCAACCGCGCCCGCCGTACCGCGACCACCGAGCTTCGCCAGAAGCTTCAGGCCGCAGGCATCCCGCGCAAGGACATCGTGATCCGCTGGGGCTACAAGGACAACTCCCTGGAAGCGCGCTCGCGTGACAACCACTTCGTGGAGTACGAGGCGCAACTCGCACGTCGGCTGGGCCTGAGCCTACTCACGACCGAGATCGGCACCGTGGAGACGTTCAACCAGGACCACCTCATCTCCAGCGCGGGCGCCCGCTCCCGTTACCAGATGATGCCGGACATCCTGAGCATGTTCAACGTGGAGCGCTACAACGTGCCTCTGGCGGGCGGTGGCTCGGTGGGCGTGGCTGAAGAGTTGCACCCGCTGCTCTCGATGGAGCCGGCGCTGATGCTCGTCCGCGCGTATTCCAACGCCGTCGGGCACGAGTTGCCGGGCATCTCGGCCTACCACGCCGGTGTCGCGAACATCCACAAGCTGTACCGCGAGTACCTCCGCGCCAATCCTCTGGCGGTGCGCTCCAACCTTCACGTCTCGGACGCCTACATGTGGGGCATCACCGACGGCTTCGAGAAGGTGGACGCCGTGTCCAGCTTTGGTCCGCACTCTCGCATCTACGTTCTTAAGGCTTACGGCGCCCTCCGCGCAACGGAGGATCAGGTCATCGATCCCTCGGAGACCGCTCGCGTTGAGCGCGTGCAGGTCCGCGCCGGTGAGCGCGTAACGCTGGAGCGCATCCTTGCGGCCCTGGAGTCCGTGGATCAGCGCCTGGACTGGAGCTACGCCGATGGCGACACCGCCTACGAGCGCTTCCGCCAGCTCAACCCGCACATCAAGCTCCCGATGGCGCCCGGGACCTCTGGCGTTCCCGACCGCGGCAACCTCGTCTTGACGTCCGCTGCGGGCGGCGAGCCCATCCGCTTTTTCCTCCCGGCAGGAGCCGTGGAGGCGATGAAGCGCACCGGTCTCGACGTGATCGGCGAGATGACGTCGTTCGACGAGGACACCTTTGTTCTCGACCCGAGCGAGGTCACCCCGACCGACCGCGAGTACCAGGCGCTCGTAGACGACATCGGCCAGTTCGGCTTCACGCGCGCCAACAAGGCCCGTCTGGAGACGCTGTACAGCAGCATGAACGCGCTCGCGCGGCAGAACCCGGACAGCCGCTACCGCCAGACGCAGTCCAAGATCATCGGCATCCACCGGATGTTCTGGCGCACCAGCGCTTTCGAAAGCCTGGTCAGCACGCGCGAGAACCTGCTCTCCATCAACCCGCTGGATCTGCGCAACGACAGCCTCGCCAGCGGCCCGCTGCCCGCGCCGATCTTCTAGCTCTGGCGCCCTCCCAATCCCGCCGCCCCCGTCAGCCTCTGGCGGGGGCGGTTTTTTGTGCGCCAGAGGCCGAGTACAGGGTGCCGGCGCGTTCTCGGCCCCGCCACCGGCCTCTGGCGCGTGAGTCATCGCGTACGGCTGGGGTGGCCAAAGCGGGAGCAGGCTCAGGCGTTCGAAAACCGGTACTACCGGGGGCGCGGTGTGGACTGTGAAGGTCGCCAGAGGCCGGCGTGACCCTTGCGAGAAGGCGTCTTTTCAGGCGAAACCGGGACTATCTAGGGCGGTTCGTCAAGCACTTGTTCCAACACGCTTCGTAGGAGGTCGGCGCTTTCGAAGCCCGCGAACCGGCCGATACCTCGGGACCGCTTCGCGCGGCTCGGTTGACCTCCTCCCTCCACAGTCATGTCTCGCGACTTCGCACCCGACCCCGACGCGGTCTCGGTGTTCTCTACGATCTACTGGCCCGGCGTCCTGACGCTTCTCGGCGTGGCCGCCGTCGTCCTCGTGCCCCTACTCGGAGCCCTGCTTCTGGCGTAGTGCCGGACGCGCTCGGCACGCCCGCCACCCCGTTCTGGGACGCGCGCTACGCCGAGGAGGC carries:
- a CDS encoding gamma-glutamyl-gamma-aminobutyrate hydrolase family protein, which codes for MAPRIGITTSLNRTDRGDLEQRLDLRYVHAVERAGGLPLVVPMLDTPEAAEAFAALLDGLVVTGGPAVTDGLVGELPEDIDETEPLRVASDKRLLALFLEARRPALGICYGMQLASALRGGTIYADVERDVEGTAVHSRGRGGSTHPARVHEGTRLWRLTETDTLHINTRHVQALAEPGAGLVVSATAPDGVIEAIETADGSFVGVQFHPEAMDPPLDVLFRDLVERARGAQKTAP